The Brassica napus cultivar Da-Ae chromosome C7, Da-Ae, whole genome shotgun sequence genome has a segment encoding these proteins:
- the LOC106410751 gene encoding V-type proton ATPase subunit c1, whose translation MSTFSGDETAPFFGFLGAAAALVFSCMGAAYGTAKSGVGVASMGVMRPELVMKSIVPVVMAGVLGIYGLIIAVIISTGINPKAKSYYLFDGYAHLSSGLACGLAGLSAGMAIGIVGDAGVRANAQQPKLFVGMILILIFAEALALYGLIVGIILSSRAGQSRAE comes from the exons ATGTCAACGTTCAGTGGCGATGAGACAGCTCCTTTCTTCGGCTTCCTTGGCGCTGCCGCAGCCCTCGTCTTCTCCT GCATGGGAGCTGCATATGGGACTGCCAAGAGTGGTGTCGGAGTGGCATCTATGGGTGTTATGAGACCAGAGTTGGTGATGAAGTCTATTGTCCCCGTTGTTATGGCTGGTGTCTTGGGTATCTATGGTTTGATTATTGCTGTTATCATCAGTACCGGTATTAACCCCAAGGCTAAATCTTACTACCTCTTCGACGGATATGCCCATCTCTCTTCTGGTCTCGCTTGTGGACTTGCTGGTCTTTCTGCTGGAATGGCCATTGGTATTGTTGGTGATGCTGGTGTTAG GGCCAATGCTCAACAGCCAAAGCTTTTCGTTGGTATGATTCTTATCCTCATTTTCGCTGAAGCTCTGGCTCTCTACGGTCTCATCGTCGGTATCATCTTGTCCTCTCGAGCTGGTCAATCCAGAGCCGAGTGA
- the LOC106409242 gene encoding LOW QUALITY PROTEIN: auxin-responsive protein SAUR15 (The sequence of the model RefSeq protein was modified relative to this genomic sequence to represent the inferred CDS: substituted 1 base at 1 genomic stop codon), producing the protein MAFLRSFLGGKQAMRSKXSSTPRGFMAVYVGENDDTKKRYVLPVSYLNQPLFQELLSKSEEEFGYDHPMGAGTGLTILCHESLFFTVTSQIR; encoded by the exons ATGGCTTTTCTGAGAAGTTTCTTGGGTGGTAAGCAAGCAATGCGGAGTAAATAATCTTCGACACCAAGAGGATTCATGGCGGTTTATGTTGGAGAGAATGATGACACGAAGAAGAGATACGTTCTCCCAGTTTCATATTTGAACCAGCCTTTGTTTCAAGAACTGCTGAGTAAATCAGAGGAAGAGTTTGGGTATGATCATCCTATGGGTG CCGGCACTGGCTTAACCATACTGTGCCATGAATCTTTGTTCTTCACCGTCACATCTCAGATTCGATGA
- the LOC125590194 gene encoding defensin-like protein 90 produces MAAKKFSFLQLPFLVVFALILLPMISGQYYKCNKDGCTNTLVCDAKCKSMGFPKGGVCRAYSYGGACCCECSSKACQHPFISNLHFYMIT; encoded by the exons atGGCAGCAAAGAAGTTCTCATTTCTTCAATTACCCTTCTTAGTGGTGTTTGCTCTCATCCTTTTGCCTATGATTTCAG GACAATATTACAAATGTAACAAGGACGGGTGTACAAACACATTGGTGTGCGATGCAAAATGCAAGTCTATGGGGTTCCCCAAAGGAGGGGTTTGTCGAGCATATAGTTATGGCGGTGCTTGTTGCTGCGAATGCAGTTCTAAAGCATGTCAACATCCTTTCATATCCAATCTTCATTTTTATATGATTACATAA
- the LOC106410749 gene encoding F-box/kelch-repeat protein At4g38940, producing MISILKKLGFYWSFGRLYDTSSINRDMSSSEIRAQKKQPPSPISSLPEEIFVDIVARVSRSYYPTLSQVSRRFRSLVASPELYARRSVLGRTEQCIYVAISKDQTSDIHWFTLCIKPNGEGASGGGASDHRLVHIPSLPPMPLQGSYVAVGSNIFVMGGFQDWSITSSVSLIDCRSHTAQPLADMPKAVAGSVAQVIDGKIYVIGGANGHSPMKSRSRTMMVFDTETEVWKLKSRPDWEQGKVWFSSVAMGGKIYMRTCYNSFVYDPVTSTDYFVGDEVLHSKEWLGSCVIDDVLYYYDVRGKCLRAYDPKLRSWGVVKGLEGLLPRGCSWSKAASYGGGKMVLFMQTEEIWCAEIAVERRQGGEIWGTVEWCEVVLGGNFRIMDCVPVAVLL from the coding sequence atgatCAGCATCCTGAAAAAGCTAGGGTTTTATTGGAGCTTTGGCCGATTGTATGATACTTCGAGTATCAATCGAGACATGTCTTCTTCCGAAATTAGGGCGCAGAAGAAGCAACCGCCGTCTCCGATCTCTTCCCTCCCGGAAGAAATCTTCGTCGACATCGTAGCGCGCGTCTCTCGATCCTATTACCCGACTCTCTCCCAAGTCTCCAGGCGTTTCCGATCGCTCGTCGCTTCCCCGGAGCTTTACGCGAGACGATCCGTCTTGGGGCGCACGGAGCAATGCATCTACGTCGCCATCTCCAAGGATCAGACCTCTGACATCCACTGGTTCACTCTCTGCATCAAACCTAACGGAGAAGGAGCCTCCGGCGGCGGAGCGAGTGATCATCGACTGGTGCATATCCCCTCGCTCCCTCCGATGCCTCTGCAAGGAAGCTACGTCGCCGTTGGCTCTAACATCTTCGTGATGGGCGGATTTCAAGATTGGAGCATCACCTCGAGTGTCTCGCTCATCGACTGTCGATCTCACACGGCTCAGCCTCTCGCCGACATGCCCAAGGCGGTCGCTGGCTCCGTCGCGCAGGTCATCGACGGCAAGATTTATGTGATCGGAGGAGCAAATGGTCACTCGCCGATGAAGTCTAGGTCGAGAACGATGATGGTGTTTGATACAGAGACGGAGGTTTGGAAGCTGAAGTCGAGGCCAGATTGGGAGCAAGGCAAAGTGTGGTTTAGTAGTGTGGCGATGGGAGGTAAGATTTACATGAGGACTTGCTACAATAGCTTCGTTTACGATCCCGTTACCAGTACAGATTATTTCGTGGGAGATGAGGTTCTGCACTCCAAGGAGTGGTTGGGTTCCTGTGTCATAGACGATGTCTTGTATTACTATGACGTTCGTGGCAAGTGTTTGAGAGCTTATGATCCTAAGCTCAGATCTTGGGGAGTTGTTAAAGGTTTGGAAGGTCTATTGCCTCGGGGCTGTTCATGGTCGAAAGCCGCTAGTTATGGAGGTGGGAAAATGGTTCTCTTCATGCAGACGGAAGAGATCTGGTGTGCTGAGATTGCCGTAGAGAGACGCCAAGGAGGAGAGATTTGGGGTACAGTTGAGTGGTGTGAGGTTGTGCTGGGTGGCAACTTTCGCATTATGGATTGTGTACCTGTAGCTGTTCTGCTCTGA
- the LOC106411291 gene encoding bZIP transcription factor 29: MGETDTDMMIHRHHSSLGSCSIPKQQQQQQEVEINPNNLIRSSAAAQFSSESGNSNSKRVGVPPTSPYSQIHSRSMSQPSSFFSFDSLPPLSPSPFRDHDHPSSLFTRLVGECLPPRKSHRRSNSDIPTGLSPIPPTPLERSTNPFVKKEDMDDLFSAYMNLDNIDASDNLSRDDMESSRASGTKTNSDTEGDSSSVNESGGGDLNNNNLKRRAGGGDIAPTSRHYRSVSVDSCFMDKLSFADDSLKQVSPTNSVDRAPAFSIEFNNGEFTAAEMKKIMANDKLAEMAISDPKRVKRILANRQSAARSKERKMRYIVELEHKVQTLQTEATTLSAQLTLLQRDMMGLTNQNNELKFRLQAMEQQARLRDALNEALNGEVQRLKLAIGESSHNNEADRSKMQSLNAEMFQQLNISQLRQQQPQSQSQSQQNGTMSTKPESNE, encoded by the exons atggGAGAAACAGACACTGATATGATGATCCACAGACACCATTCATCATTGGGCTCATGTTCAATTCcgaagcagcagcagcagcagcaggagGTGGAAATAAACCCTAATAATCTAATCCGCTCATCAGCAGCAGCTCAATTCTCCAGTGAGAGTGGCAATTCGAATTCGAAACGAGTGGGGGTTCCTCCGACATCTCCCTACTCTCAGATCCACTCACGGTCAATGTCACAGCCTTcctctttcttctccttcgATTCCTTGCCTCCCTTGAGCCCTTCTCCCTTCCGCGATCACGACCACCCTTCTTCCTTGTTCACCAGACTCGTCGGGGAGTGTCTGCCTCCCAGAAAATCTCACCGGCGCTCCAACAGCGATATCCCCACCGGCTTGTCTCCCATCCCTCCTACACCTTTGGAGCGTTCGACCAATCCTTTCGTCAAGAAGGAAGACATGGATGATCTCTTCTCTGCCTACATGAATCTCGACAACATCGATGCCTCCGATAATCTTTCTCGGGATGATATGGAGAGCAGCAGAGCGAGCGGCACCAAGACTAATAGCGACACCGAGGGAGATAGCAGCAGTGTCAATGAGAGCGGCGGCGGCGATCTTAACAACaataacttgaagagaagagccGGTGGAGGAGACATTGCTCCTACCTCCAGACATTACAGGAGTGTTTCTGTCGACAGTTGTTTCATGGACAAGCTCTCTTTTGCTGATGACTCCCTCAAGCAAGTTTCCCCCACCAATTCGGTTGATCGTGCTCCTGCATTTAGCATCGAGTTTAACAACGGCGAGTTCACTGCAGCTGAGATGAAGAAGATCATGGCCAATGATAAACTTGCTGAGATGGCCATCTCTGACCCTAAGCGTGTCAAAAg AATCTTGGCCAACCGTCAGTCAGCAGCGCGGTCAAAGGAGAGGAAGATGCGGTACATAGTGGAATTGGAACACAAAGTGCAGACTCTTCAGACCGAGGCTACTACTTTGTCTGCTCAGCTCACCCTTTTGCAG AGAGATATGATGGGGTTGACAAACCAGAACAATGAGCTCAAGTTTCGTCTTCAAGCTATGGAGCAGCAAGCGCGGCTTCGCGATG CTCTGAACGAAGCATTGAATGGGGAAGTCCAGCGACTGAAACTGGCAATTGGTGAGAGCAGCCACAACAACGAGGCTGACAGATCAAAGATGCAATCACTCAACGCAGAGATGTTCCAGCAACTCAACATCAGCCAGTTAAGACAGCAGCAGCCTCAGTCTCAGTCCCAGTCTCAGCAGAATGGAACCATGTCGACAAAACCTGAATCGAATGAATAG
- the LOC125590193 gene encoding kinesin-like protein KIN-7F yields MEKQIEELRIQRDLAQASKDIASVRPHSDDDVLPMRSEDPSDGYYREVQCIEIEESATDYDNNNHKEERAAEPKNVLSRCDNGNGETSVGQNVKLRRLNHIATAPSKSTPPGPERHEIVLPDLENDSSMSSSCGSSSTGVQSIPLREEGGITSIRTFFNGLQEMADLHGAQVMFPITYSKWILLGSCFQVFVFILGL; encoded by the coding sequence ATGGAAAAACAGATTGAAGAGTTGAGAATACAGAGGGATCTTGCTCAGGCCTCAAAGGATATTGCTTCTGTTCGGCCTCACTCTGACGATGATGTTCTGCCTATGCGTTCAGAAGATCCATCAGATGGATATTACAGAGAAGTCCAATGCATTGAGATCGAGGAATCAGCTACAGATTATGATAATAACAACCACAAAGAGGAGAGAGCAGCAGAACCAAAAAACGTTTTAAGCCGTTGTGATAACGGTAATGGTGAAACGAGTGTAGGCCAAAACGTGAAGTTGAGAAGGCTGAACCACATAGCTACCGCTCCAAGCAAGAGCACTCCACCTGGACCAGAGAGACATGAGATTGTGTTGCCTGATTTAGAGAATGATTCTTCTATGTCTTCTTCTTGTGGGAGCAGTTCCACAGGGGTTCAGAGCATTCCCTTGAGAGAAGAGGGAGGTATCACGAGCATCCGTACTTTCTTTAATGGTCTTCAGGAGATGGCAGATCTTCATGGCGCCCAGGTAATGTTCCCAATAACATATTCTAAATGGATTCTTCTTGGATCatgttttcaagtttttgttttcattttaggTCTCTAA
- the LOC106408636 gene encoding kinesin-like protein KIN-7F, producing the protein MYVDREEKILVMVRLRPLNKKEIAAKEATDWECINDTTILYRNTLRQGSNIPSAYSFDRVYGGECPTRQVYEDGTKEIALSVVKGINCSIFAYGQTSSGKTYTMTAITEFAVADIFDYIFQHEERAFSVKFSAIEIYNETIRDLLSSDGTSLRLRDDPEKGTVVEKAREETLRDWNHFKELLSVCAAQRKIGETSLNERSSRSHQIIKLTVESCACELLGKDNSTTLMASVSFIDLAGSERASQTMSRLKEGCHINQSLLALGTVIRKLSKGRQGGHICTLSPARSHVELTKNTLSFASCAKEVTTKAHINVVMSDKALLKQLQCELARLETELRNATSNCDCAMKKDIQIQKVWFCNCVMG; encoded by the exons ATGTATGTCGACCGAGAAGAGAAGATACTGGTTATGGTGAGATTGAGGCCCCTAAACAAGAAAGAGATTGCAGCTAAAGAAGCTACGGATTGGGAATGTATCAATGATACCACCATCTTGTACAGAAACACCTTGCGCCAAGGCTCAAATATTCCATCTGCATATTCATTTG ATAGAGTATACGGAGGTGAATGTCCCACCAGGCAAGTTTACGAGGATGGAACCAAGGAAATCGCACTATCGGTTGTCAAAGGAATCAATT GTAGTATTTTCGCATACGGCCAGACGAGTAGTGGAAAGACATACACCATGACTGCTATTACTGAATTTGCTGTGGCTGACATTTTTGACTATATTTTTCAG CATGAAGAAAGGGCCTTTTCAGTGAAATTTTCAGCTATAGAGATCTACAATGAGACCATACGTGATCTGCTTAGCTCTGATGGTACATCCCTGAGGCTACGAGATGATCCTGAG AAAGGGACAGTGGTTGAAAAAGCCAGAGAGGAAACTCTGCGAGACTGGAACCATTTCAAGGAGCTTCTATCTGTTTGTGCAG CACAGCGTAAGATTGGTGAAACATCGTTGAATGAGAGAAGCTCCAGATCTCATCAAATTATCAAACTG ACAGTTGAAAGTTGTGCATGTGAGTTGTTAGGCAAAGACAACTCCACCACCCTCATGGCTAGTGTG AGTTTCATAGATCTGGCGGGAAGCGAGCGTGCATCACAGACGATGTCAAGACTCAAGGAAGGCTGCCATATCAATCAAAGTTTGCTTGCTCTTGGAACTGTTATCCGTAAACTGAG TAAGGGAAGACAAGGAGGGCACATCTGCACTCTGAGCCCCGCGAGGAGTCACGTAGAGCTGACCAAGAACACTCTCTCGTTTGCCTCCTGTGCAAAGGAAGTTACCACAAAGGCGCACATCAACGTTGTCATGTCAGACAAGGCTCTTCTGAAGCAACTACAATGTGAGCTTGCGAGGCTTGAGACCGAGCTCAGAAACGCTACCTCAAACTGTGACTGTGCGATGAAGAAAGATATTCAGATACAAAAGGTTTGGTTTTGTAACTGTGTGATGGGTTAA
- the LOC106410750 gene encoding protein BASIC PENTACYSTEINE5 isoform X1, which yields MSEDFLELSCSGNMMPQHQIKEQHNALVMNKKIMSILAERDAAVKERNEALAAKQEALAARDEALQQRDLAISERDNAIMERENALTALQHRENHLNYILDCAKRGGYQTCFTEETHLPNPSPLSTIPHEPPNTKTKKDRKQETARSKRKKSGGEDLNRQLASPGKKCRKDWDCNDVGLNLVTFDETTMPVPMCTCTGTARQCYKWGNGGWQSSCCTTTLSQYPLPQMPNKRHSRIGGRKMSGNVFSRLLSRLAGEGHDLSSPVDLKDYWARHGTNRYIIIK from the exons ATGAGTGAGGATTTTTTG GAGCTAAGCTGCAGTGGGAATATGATGCCTCAGCATCAGATCAAGGAGCAACATAATGCTCTCGTGATGAATAAGAAGATCATGTCCATCCTTGCCGAGAGGGACGCTGCCGTCAAGGAAAGAAACGAAGCCCTGGCTGCTAAGCAGGAAGCTTTAGCCGCTCGGGATGAAGCCCTTCAGCAACGTGACTTGGCTATCTCTGAGAGAGATAATGCTATCATGGAGAGGGAAAATGCCTTAACTGCTCTTCAACACCGTGAAAACCATCTCAACTACATTTTGGATTGTGCAAAGCGTGGTGGCTACCAAACCTGTTTCACTGAAGAAACCCACTTGCCCAACCCTTCCCCATTGTCAACCATTCCACATGAACCACCCAACACCAAAACGAAAAAAGATCGCAAACAGGAAACGGCCCGGTCAAAGAGAAAGAAATCTGGCGGCGAAGATCTGAACCGTCAGCTTGCTTCTCCTGGGAAGAAATGCAGAAAGGATTGGGACTGTAACGATGTGGGTTTAAACCTTGTCACGTTCGATGAGACGACAATGCCAGTGCCCATGTGCACTTGCACCGGGACTGCTCGTCAGTGTTACAAATGGGGGAATGGCGGGTGGCAATCGTCTTGCTGCACAACCACTTTGTCTCAGTATCCGCTCCCGCAGATGCCAAACAAGCGGCATTCTCGAATAGGCGGTAGGAAAATGAGTGGAAACGTCTTCTCCAGGTTACTTAGCCGTTTAGCTGGTGAAGGGCACGACCTCTCCTCTCCGGTTGATCTCAAGGACTATTGGGCTAGGCATGGCACGAATCGCTACATCATTATCAAGTAG
- the LOC106408637 gene encoding auxin-induced protein X15, protein NFNTKKQRQSIAIRVPRMLQSSKQILRQAKMFSSSSSSSSYLEVPKGYLAVYVGERKMKRFVVPISYLNQPSFQDLLRRAEEEFGFDHPMGGLTIPCSEETFINLASRLN, encoded by the coding sequence AACTTCAATACAAAGAAACAAAGACAATCCATTGCGATCAGGGTTCCTCGCATGCTACAATCATCGAAGCAGATTCTCCGTCAAGCAAAAATgttctcatcttcttcctcttcctctagCTATCTTGAAGTTCCAAAAGGCTACTTAGCGGTTTACGTaggagaaagaaagatgaagagatttGTAGTTCCCATCTCGTACTTGAACCAACCTTCATTTCAAGATCTTCTAAGAAGGGCAGAGGAAGAATTTGGATTTGATCATCCAATGGGTGGCCTCACTATTCCTTGCAGTGAAGAAACCTTTATCAATCTTGCTTCTCGCCTCAACTGA
- the LOC106409900 gene encoding kinesin-like protein KIN-7F: MSHASKCDCAITMRKKDVQIQKMEKKMAKLRKQRDIAESRLEDFMRMIEHHHQALKSGTPYFGNHTDKWKDDGSVSDTSGVVNLLDTRSFISDDDDDDDDDINEELPMRSQDPSDEYCREVQCIEIEETATVFRNNNHEDEKEETKNVVGHSEDHANDETSVVQNVNHRDTMQGAERQEIVFPELELGSSVLRSDSMSSSYGSNSTGIPTPLGEEGGISTFQTFVDGLKEMSKRHQEVSNAEASSKMERDLGVDGDFERKRQEILELWQSCNVSLVRRTYFHLLLKGDEADSVYIGVELRRLLFIKDRFSQGKQASDGGETLTLSSSLKALHKERKMLSKLVRKRFSEEEMTRIYHKFGIAVNSKRRRLQLVNKLWSNPKDMTQVAESADVVSKLVKLTEQGKTMKEMFGLASTPPPFLTAQKAHGWKKSLPPLF; the protein is encoded by the exons ATGTCACATGCCTCAAAATGTGATTGTGCGATAACAATGAGGAAGAAAGATGTTCAGATACAAAAG ATGGAAAAGAAGATGGCAAAGTTGAGAAAGCAGAGGGATATTGCTGAGTCCAGGCTTGAAGATTTCATGAGAATGATTGAACACCATCATCAGGCTTTAAAG TCTGGAACTCCCTACTTTGGCAACCACACAGACAAGTGGAAGGATGATGGTTCAGTATCAGACACATCAGGCGTGGTCAATTTATTAGACACAAGGAGTTTCATAtctgacgatgatgatgatgatgatgatgatatcaaTGAAGAGCTGCCTATGCGTTCACAAGATCCATCAGATGAATACTGTAGAGAAGTCCAGTGCATTGAGATTGAGGAAACAGCCACAGTCTTTAGGAATAACAACCACGAAGACGAGAAAGAAGAAACTAAAAACGTTGTAGGCCACAGTGAGGATCATGCTAATGATGAAACGAGTGTAGTCCAAAACGTGAACCACAGAGATACCATGCAAGGGGCAGAAAGACAAGAGATTGTGTTTCCTGAGTTAGAGTTGGGTTCTAGTGTGTTGAGGAGTGATTCTATGTCTTCTTCTTACGGGAGCAATTCCACTGGCATCCCAACGCCATTGGGAGAAGAAGGAGGTATCTCTACCTTCCAGACTTTCGTTGATGGGCTTAAGGAGATGTCTAAGCGTCATCAAGAG GTCTCTAATGCTGAGGCTTCTAGTAAAATGGAAAGGGACCTTGGTGTGGACGGGGACTTTGAGAGAAAGCGGCAAGAGATTCTGGAGCTATGGCAAAGCTGTAACGTCTCTTTAGTGCGTCGAACATACTTTCACTTGCTCTTGAAAGGAGATGAGGCTGATTCAGTCTACATTGGAGTTGAGCTCAGAAGACTTTTGTTTATTAAAGATCGCTTCTCTCAGGGAAAACAAGCCTCGGATGGAGGAGAAACCTTAACATTGTCTTCAAG CCTGAAGGCGCTTCACAAGGAGAGAAAGATGCTGAGCAAGCTTGTGAGGAAAAGGTTTTCAGAAGAAGAGATGACAAGAATCTATCACAAGTTTGGGATTGCGGTTAACTCCAAGCGCAGGCGTTTACAACTTGTGAACAAGCTGTGGAGCAATCCCAAGGACATGACTCAGGTTGCGGAAAGTGCAGATGTTGTATCCAAGCTTGTGAAGTTAACTGAACAAGGCAAAACCATGAAGGAGATGTTTGGTCTGGCTTCCACTcctcctcctttcttgacagcTCAGAAAGCGCATGGTTGGAAAAAAAGCTTGCCTCCACTTTTCTAA
- the LOC106410750 gene encoding protein BASIC PENTACYSTEINE5 isoform X2, which translates to MMPQHQIKEQHNALVMNKKIMSILAERDAAVKERNEALAAKQEALAARDEALQQRDLAISERDNAIMERENALTALQHRENHLNYILDCAKRGGYQTCFTEETHLPNPSPLSTIPHEPPNTKTKKDRKQETARSKRKKSGGEDLNRQLASPGKKCRKDWDCNDVGLNLVTFDETTMPVPMCTCTGTARQCYKWGNGGWQSSCCTTTLSQYPLPQMPNKRHSRIGGRKMSGNVFSRLLSRLAGEGHDLSSPVDLKDYWARHGTNRYIIIK; encoded by the coding sequence ATGATGCCTCAGCATCAGATCAAGGAGCAACATAATGCTCTCGTGATGAATAAGAAGATCATGTCCATCCTTGCCGAGAGGGACGCTGCCGTCAAGGAAAGAAACGAAGCCCTGGCTGCTAAGCAGGAAGCTTTAGCCGCTCGGGATGAAGCCCTTCAGCAACGTGACTTGGCTATCTCTGAGAGAGATAATGCTATCATGGAGAGGGAAAATGCCTTAACTGCTCTTCAACACCGTGAAAACCATCTCAACTACATTTTGGATTGTGCAAAGCGTGGTGGCTACCAAACCTGTTTCACTGAAGAAACCCACTTGCCCAACCCTTCCCCATTGTCAACCATTCCACATGAACCACCCAACACCAAAACGAAAAAAGATCGCAAACAGGAAACGGCCCGGTCAAAGAGAAAGAAATCTGGCGGCGAAGATCTGAACCGTCAGCTTGCTTCTCCTGGGAAGAAATGCAGAAAGGATTGGGACTGTAACGATGTGGGTTTAAACCTTGTCACGTTCGATGAGACGACAATGCCAGTGCCCATGTGCACTTGCACCGGGACTGCTCGTCAGTGTTACAAATGGGGGAATGGCGGGTGGCAATCGTCTTGCTGCACAACCACTTTGTCTCAGTATCCGCTCCCGCAGATGCCAAACAAGCGGCATTCTCGAATAGGCGGTAGGAAAATGAGTGGAAACGTCTTCTCCAGGTTACTTAGCCGTTTAGCTGGTGAAGGGCACGACCTCTCCTCTCCGGTTGATCTCAAGGACTATTGGGCTAGGCATGGCACGAATCGCTACATCATTATCAAGTAG
- the LOC106408977 gene encoding auxin-responsive protein SAUR50-like, which translates to MAAKRSSKLTQTAMLKQIIKRCSSLGKKQCYDEEGLPLDVPKGHFPVYVGENRTRYIVPITFLSHPEFLILLQQAEEEFGFHHMGGLTIPCEEVVFLSLTSMIR; encoded by the coding sequence atggcGGCAAAGAGATCTTCGAAGCTAACACAAACAGCGATGCTAAAGCAAATCATAAAGAGATGCTCGAGCTTAGGCAAGAAACAATGCTACGACGAGGAAGGTCTCCCTCTTGACGTACCAAAGGGACATTTTCCGGTTTACGTAGGGGAAAATCGTACGAGGTACATCGTACCAATCACCTTCTTGTCTCATCCCGAATTTCTGATCCTACTTCAACAAGCAGAGGAAGAGTTCGGTTTCCACCACATGGGAGGACTCACTATCCCTTGTGAAGAAGTCGTTTTTCTCTCCCTAACATCCATGATCCGATGA